In a single window of the Esox lucius isolate fEsoLuc1 chromosome 22, fEsoLuc1.pri, whole genome shotgun sequence genome:
- the jagn1b gene encoding protein jagunal homolog 1-B yields MASRAGPRASGTDGSDFQHRERVASHYQMSVALKSEIRKLNIVHVLIWLLLAAQVMVSQLNLVSHSIVAAPYQWEYPYLLSIIPSLFSFMALPKNNISYLVISMVSAGLFCIAPLIYGGMEMFPVAQQLYRHGKAYRFIFGFSAVSVMYLVMVIAVQVHGWQIYYSKKLLDAWFTSTQDKKKK; encoded by the exons ATGGCTTCCCGAGCTGGACCTCGAGCCTCTGGGACGGATGGGAGTGACTTTCAGCATCGTGAGAGAGTGGCCTCACACTACCAGATGAG TGTCGCTCTCAAGTCGGAGATCCGTAAGCTGAACATCGTCCATGTGCTGATCTGGCTTCTCTTAGCAGCGCAGGTGATGGTCAGCCAGCTGAACTTGGTGTCACACAGCATAGTGGCTGCTCCTTACCAGTGGGAGTACCCCTACCTGCTTAGCATCATCCCCTCGCTCTTCAGCTTCATGGCCCTGcccaaaaacaacattagctACCTCGTGATTTCCATGGTCAGCGCTGGGCTGTTCTGCATAGCGCCGCTCATCTATGGCGGCATGGAGATGTTCCCGGTGGCCCAGCAGCTGTACCGGCACGGCAAGGCCTACCGCTTCATCTTTGGCTTCTCGGCTGTGTCCGTCATGTACCTGGTGATGGTGATCGCGGTGCAGGTGCACGGCTGGCAGATCTACTACAGCAAGAAGCTACTGGATGCTTGGTTCACCTCCACCCAAGACAAGAAAAAGAAATGA